The genomic window CCAACGGAAACCCTGAAGTTATGTATTCTGTTTTAAACGAAGCTTTTACTATTGAAGTTTCTAATTTTTAATGATACTAGAAACTTCAATAAATTACCACCCGACTAAATCTCTAAGAAAAACCATAACAGATGGCTGCGTTAGGGATTGAACGGCATGTTTAAGCTCCCCGACCAAAGGAAGGGAGCGAGTAGTGAAAGCCCGACCCTTTTCGGGTAACGCCCAAAGACTATTCTTTAAACCAACTTGAATATTTAATATAATTATCGGCTATGCGGTTAATTTCACCAGAAATAAGTTCTTGGCTAATGTCCTTTACTTTTTTAGCGGGAACACCGGCGTAAATACTACCAGATTCTACGTGTGTATTTTTGGTTACTACGGCTCCAGCGGCAATAATACTGTTACTTTCGATAACGCAATCGTCCATAATAATACTACCCATACCAACCAAAACATTATCGTGAATGGTGCAACCGTGCACAAGTGCATTATGCCCAATGGACACATTATTCCCAATGGTAGTTGGCGATTTTAAATATGTAGCATGTATTACAGC from Algibacter sp. L1A34 includes these protein-coding regions:
- a CDS encoding gamma carbonic anhydrase family protein, with protein sequence MSIIKTINGKSPQIPSDCFIAENAVIVGDVTVGKQCSIWFNAVIRGDVHYIKLGNKVNVQDGAVIHATYLKSPTTIGNNVSIGHNALVHGCTIHDNVLVGMGSIIMDDCVIESNSIIAAGAVVTKNTHVESGSIYAGVPAKKVKDISQELISGEINRIADNYIKYSSWFKE